Genomic segment of Chelonoidis abingdonii isolate Lonesome George chromosome 5, CheloAbing_2.0, whole genome shotgun sequence:
TAGGAAGTACAGAAGCTGAATCGGCAACtagaagaaaaagacagagatATACAACAGATAATAAGCCAGCCACAgtatgaaaaagagagagaaatcttacAACTCCAGAGAAgcttggcagagagagagaaagtccaGGCCACAAGTGAAGTACTGTGTCGTTCACTCACCGATGAAACTCACCAACTTCAACGTAAATTGGCATCCACAGCAGAAATGTGTCAGCAGCTGGCAAAATGtctagaagaaaagagaaaagacagaGGGTATTTAGAGGAGCATATTCCCATTGACAGATCCAATCAGGTACACTTAATACATTTTCTGTCAACGTGAATAATTTGGAGGGAGGGATGTTAAATTGTAAGCAACTGTTAATGCAATAGTTCTAAGAGTTATTTCTCACTTTCCCCAATCTCTTCAGCTACAGTGAAGAGGAAAGGAGAATCTTCTCACAACCTTAACTGTTGGTATTTGTTATTGAGAGATGGAAGCTGTTTTTGATAATTTCTGTCCAAATGTCATGTACATTTTTCCCATCCGTCATTTATCTCTAGTAGTCAAAGCCTCTTTTGGTAGGTGCCATAAGCATCCTTTTCCAAAGCGTTAATATTATGTTTACACACTTACTATTCGGTAAACCAACGGAGACAAGAGCAGAGCACTAGAGGGTGCTGTGCTGTTGGTGGTGACTTTCCTTGGACAAGAGACAAAAATGAGGCCCTTAGGGGTATGTCTGTGCcacaggttctcaaacttcattgcacgaTGACCCCCTtccgacaacaaaaattactacatgacctgcaggggtggggcaaagCTCAAGCGTCAATGCCCTGTGTGGGGGAAGCCAAAGCATGAGCCATACCATCCTGGGGTGGGGaaaccaaagcccaagggcttccaccccaggctggagggggtggggcagctgcagcctgagccaagccaccctgggcagtggggcttgtgcTTTGACTTCAGCTCTAGGGTCCcggcaagtctaacaccagccctggcaaccatTAAAATGGGATCGCAACCCTCTTTGGGGTCCTCACCCATAGTTTGAGGATCACTAGTCTGTGCAGTTAGGCACCCgtagctggcctgtgccagatgactgAAGCTCATGGGGTGCAAGCTaaagagctgtttaattgtgtGCTCTAGCACTCTGAGATCCTTCCATCTCACAGCCTCCAGCTCAAGCCCAAATACATACTATGCTGTGTGAGTCCTAGTCAGCTGCCaatgtctaactgcagtgtagatgtatccttggACCACAAAAATCAAGTTGGCTTAAatatcataagattttaaaaatttgcattaatttttttctgattcattgAGCTTTGGTGTGTgatcattttccatttaaaattcaGCCCTGCACACAAAATGTAGGCCTCACTCTTGGGGAAGGATTAAAACACTGGCCAGGGAACCAGGAAACAAAACCAGTTCCTTGCTCTGTCAGACTAGTGTGTAGCTGTGGataaattatttcatttgtgaCTTAGATTTTCTACCTATAGTGGAGATAATATAAAGCCACGCAGCCTTGCTCAGGTAAATTCCTTAGTGTTTGAGAGGTGCTTAGATGCTACAGTGATAGCCAAGAAACACCTACCAAGAATCCCCACTTCACTGATAGCAGTctgatttcagtttcattgaaagCCTTGGGAGATGGCAGTCTTAAATAATAGTAAAAATTTACAAGAGAAACCCTACTGTTCCCAAAATGAagaactactttaaaaaaaaatcagttgattCATGACAGTTATGAGTTGGCAACTCTTGATGATTGAATATACATTATAATCCCCATAAGAAATGGGATATTAAACCAGATGCTGTGGTGACATTCTTGAACAAAATGATTAATCAAGATTCTTCTTGAAGTTGAAAGCAGATGAAAGTAGTGCTCACATCTTGTCCTAAGCTGCTGTTACTGAATCTTTTAAAAGAGCTGTGAATTTCAGTGATCTCTGTGGAGAGTTTaaatttgtaaagtgcattggGAGCCTTTGTGATGAAAGATGCTCCAGTAATGTAAAATATTACTGTGTGAATAGCTGGAGGCTGACCTGAATGGAAAgaaaaactgattgtttaatgGGACTTGAAATTTTCAGCAGTGTGATATTTTATGTGTAACTGAAATATCCATCTCTCTAAGTAGTAAGTTTTCAGTCTAATAATTAGCTTACCTTGTACAGTGGGGACTTCCCTGTCAAAGAGAAATTCAGATGTGAGTCTTAGTTCATTCTAGGGAATTTTTTACAAAAATGCTTTATTACTCATGTActttggtgtctttttttttttttttaacagatgacATTTCTTAACGTCCAAAGGCATGTAATTAAATCAAAAGCTCAAAACTTCTactcataaatttatcaagcagctttattattttttgttctcATTTGCTTAAAGTCGCAGCAAGCCAAAGGGAATGAGTTTGTGGCTgctggtggtttttgttttgtggtttttcaGGTGGACTATTTTCCCTTATGTTAAAGCaaatttaattctttaaaaaagcTTACCAGCAACTGATCTTATAATGAGCTAATTCAAAACATGTTTGAATAGCTTAAGGAAGAAAAATGGAGGATACttgtgctatttttaaaatgaagctgtGAATACATCTTAGAGGTTTGTGGTTTTTAATCAAAGTAATGCTTGCTTTGTCTGACAGCTACAATTTTCAGAGAATAAAACTTCACCCCAAACAATTATTTGCCAACTACAGGAGGAAAACAGGAAGTTACAACAAAAAGTGTTTCATGTAAGTATATTTTTTAGTTTGTAGAATTAGGATTTGATTATACATTTTCAACTACAGTAAATTCCCACTAACAAACCCTAATTTAACTTAACCCTAATGGCACCTTTATGCAGACCCTGAATAGTCTCAATAAAAAATACTAGCTAGCATGTAATCTTTGTTCCCTTGGCAAATACAAATCCTCAATACATAACCTAGCTGCCATTAAACACACAGAAGTTGAGTCAGAGTGTAACATGTTTAAGAATTCTGTTTCTGTCCTAACAACACATCAGCACCACTCACTGTAATCCTTCTCTGAAAGCTTTTGCTTGCAACAGTTTGTTCtaaggtgtatatttttattttttaattttctggtgCTCTCAGGTGGAAGACTTAAATACAAAGTGGCAGGCGTATGATGCTAGTAGAGAAGAATATGTGAAACGACTCCACCTACAGCTGAAAGAACCGAAGTCTCAACCTGAACAACAGCAAAGAAATTCAGAGCTGATGCAGAAGGAGATTTCTCGGTTGAACAAATTACTGGaagaaaaaatgaatgaatgCATAAAAGTAAAGCGAGAGTTAGAGGATGTGAAGAAGGCTAAAGATGGAGATCGTGAGCGTGTACAAATGCTGGAGCAACAGGTCATTAGATCTACTCTTTGATCAGACTTGCTTGATTTAGGAATTAAGATTTTTCTCAGCAAAAGATGGGAAAAAAGTTCATTAAtaactttaaattgatttttctgATTTGGCACTTGGACATAGGGTGTCTGTACAAATTGCAAaggtggcggcagcagcagcacaaaggggtGCACACACTTGCAAGTAAAATTCAGTATTGGAGGAATTTTGTGATAGCTTTATTTTCTTCCAACACAAAATATCAGTATTTTTGTAAATTCTGTATATCTAGTACTGTTAAGTGCAGACATACTGTAGAAAAGAATACTTGCACTCTGAGCCAATTTTATGGAGTATTAGTTTAAATATTAGAGATGGGCGAATCTATAATTCGTTTACAAACTATGACCTCTACTAACTCACAACTCTCAGTAAATGGCTAACGTATTTAAATGATTCATTTTCAGGTACTTGTTTACAAGGATGATTTCACATCTGAAAGAGCAGATCGAGAGCGTGCACAAAGTAAAATACAGGAACTTCAGGCAGAAGTTGCTTGTCTACAGCACCAGCTAACCAGGAGACAGGTAAAGAAATCTAGAAAGGCAAGATATTAAACCAAGTTGTTTTCATTAAGAAGAGAAACTCAACCTGAAAATCAGATGCACCCCAAAAAAGCCCCTCCAAAACATACCAATAAATCATGGacagttttttttgttcaaatatctTAAATTCAGAGGTGTCAGAGCTGTAACTGCTAAATCCCATACCTGTATTTCAGAACTTCAGTTCTAGAGGAATTGTCTTCTCCTATTTATATAACGCCTCCTATTAGTCCCAGTTTCCCTTCTTTGTTGAATCAGCACAACTGGAAATATTATTTCTTCTCATGGATTTAGACACTGTACCAGTTCAGTACAAAGAGGGAATAGGTGGaacttgcttgttttttaatATCAGTTATTGTTGCACATGATACTTGACCCCCAATCACTTATTTTATGTAGGTCTTATGATTGTTTGGAACTTAATCACCTTTCAGTCTCTGGCTCTGATTGCTTTGAGTTTCAGTTAAAAATCTTTATATGCATCACCTTATGGATCTTGTCAGCCTTATCAAAATATTGTCAATACTAGAATTTTAGATTAACCCTTTTGGGGTCAAAATTGGATTTTtctgatattgatttttttaaaattattttaattttgtaggAATCAAGAGATACAACTGGTCATGTTAGAGTTCACTCTGGGAACCAAAATCATCGTGTGTATGTACAGACAAATGTTGAACATCTACTGGGCAACAGCCAAGTCCAGTCAGGCGTGAGGAGAACAGGTTCACAATCTGAACAACCTGCTACACGCACAGACAGTGGGAGTTCAGGGTCAGAGAGAAGAGGACAGGGTGAACTTCAGTGCCCTCATTGCATGAGGTTCTTCAATGATGAACTCAGTGATGAATTTCTCAGACATGTTGCTGAATGTTGTCAATAACCTGACCTGAGAAGTGCAATCAAATGTCAAATCAACCACTACTTGATACTGAGAAAACAGCACTTTGAGATGTATACTACAGTACCAATTAatgttgtttatatttttaatatttatcatCCGGTTTGGATGTTTGACTGACTCATCTAAGCATAAATTCAGTGCTTAGAGAAATTCGATGCTGAAATTGATTTGAGGACAGCTTAATGAAAGAAGTTGGTTACTAATCTACaataaggacaaaaaaaaatgaagtaattcattttaaatggcCATAATGTGGGATGTTAGGAACCAGCACGATGAGAAATGTCTACCTCTTAGTTCATTCCACCACCTGTTGGACTTCAACATAAATCAAGCCATTTTGCAAAGAATGGAAATATACAAATTAACACTCCAACAAATGTGAGTGTAACAAATGCAAACCTGCTACAAGCCAAAAGTGCTGGATGGGCTCAGAGCAGACAGACTTAACAAGCAAAAGTCTGATTCTTTGCACGTGTGGcaatctgaaatatttaaaaagggtaaagagTGACAGTATCTTAACTGGATTTGAAATCTGGATGCCTTCCTTTTCACAGATACAGCCATATAGGGAAGAGTGGCAAAAATGGTAAGGTAGGGAGGAAAAGCTTACCTGTGCCATATCTGGGGTACAGTTGAATAGAGACATCTCATTTGTCACTACCTTGAGTCTGTTAGGCATTTTAATACAACAGAATGAAATTAATCATGTCTCTGTCAGACCGAGTTTTTATTTATCACTTGCACTGAATGTGAGGAAAATGTTAAGGTACTAGTTACTCTGATCTAAACCCTCTTTTTGCACTGAAATATATTGCACAgggattaattattttttttcttgtgctagAAAGTGACTGTACATACGTGAATACAGTttgtatacaaatatttttaaattgtcaaacttttatttttataataaaatactgGGGGAGTAGTTGCTTTTACTGGGTTAGTAATCTGCTTCAGTGGAAAATAGTCTAAATGCAGCTGGACTTATTTCTGGCTTCAAATAAGAGTTACCACATTACTTTATACATAAGCTGCTGTTACAGAAAATAAATTCCTTATCATACACTATTTTCCAAGAGTAAGTGCTAAGTaattggagaggaaggatgagcCTGGGGTTAAGGTGCTCGTTTGGGAACTAGGTTGTCTCCCATGATCAATTCCTTCCATGCCACAGACTGAGGAACTTGTACAAGTTAATTACttcctgtgccttagtttcccatctgtaagagGGAAAATAGCATTCCGTACCTCACAGGGCTCTTGAGACTAAAGAGTAAAGaatgtgaggtgctcagctactgTGGCAGTGAGGGCCATCTAAGTACCTAACAGATATATAGAGCTTGGGCTTGGAAAAAAATGTACCTCACCATGACAAGGCTGGAGTCTAAAGTGGGTAGGGGAAAAACCCTGCACCAGCAGGCTGTCTCCAAATTAAAGGATCACTACTCAGTACTGTATAGTGTGTGTTTTGCATATCATTACTTACCTTGATTCACTTCATTCCTCTCCACTCATCTCCATTTCCTTTAACAGGTCAGAGTACAGCTTGTCTGACATTCTTTCTCCTTGCTGTAGCGTACTTgtctgtttttcctctct
This window contains:
- the TNIP2 gene encoding TNFAIP3-interacting protein 2 → MQLGGLLFCLLEEEKRPRGDLCSLSPTMCSVNEDSSTDPLVARCRQLEETVEKLLLENKSLKSKVPRYKAICNLYHESGQQLKHLQMQLSAKEAMIGELRASVAKYQAVQLGATQEEEQQPSPPGGKFVEPAKSLVESLIDQVGQMKQQLQDSERISAQKVETLSQEVQKLNRQLEEKDRDIQQIISQPQYEKEREILQLQRSLAEREKVQATSEVLCRSLTDETHQLQRKLASTAEMCQQLAKCLEEKRKDRGYLEEHIPIDRSNQLQFSENKTSPQTIICQLQEENRKLQQKVFHVEDLNTKWQAYDASREEYVKRLHLQLKEPKSQPEQQQRNSELMQKEISRLNKLLEEKMNECIKVKRELEDVKKAKDGDRERVQMLEQQVLVYKDDFTSERADRERAQSKIQELQAEVACLQHQLTRRQESRDTTGHVRVHSGNQNHRVYVQTNVEHLLGNSQVQSGVRRTGSQSEQPATRTDSGSSGSERRGQGELQCPHCMRFFNDELSDEFLRHVAECCQ